One window of Candidatus Nealsonbacteria bacterium CG07_land_8_20_14_0_80_39_13 genomic DNA carries:
- a CDS encoding MBL fold hydrolase — MRITFNGACREVTGSCALIETSKTKFLVDCGLFQGQEFSTQDNFSSFGFNPKEIDFVLLTHAHVDHCGRIPKLNKEGFKGKIYCTLPTRDLTEIILLDSANIISKEALKNNSQPLFREEDVVGAMNNFSPINYHEKKRVSSDVEVRMSDAGHILGSSIFEVFVQENGKEKKIVFSGDLGNNSTPIIHDMEFIDEADFVIIESTYGGRFHEPAEWRKKGLHQAILESIGRKGVLMIPAFSLERTQEIIYELNDLAESEQISKAPIFLDSPLAIKAVDIYRKYVSFFDEEAQRKINSGDDLFNFSGLKYAKDVEESRAINQISPPKIILAGAGMCNGGRITYHLKRYLPGSKNHLLMVGYQAENTLGRKLLDGNKKVEIDGEFISVRAKVSALGSYSSHADQPKLLYWLGRIRGKKPQRVFINHGEEKAMLMLADGIKQKFNINSEIAEKNKIYEI; from the coding sequence ATGCGCATAACTTTTAATGGGGCCTGCCGGGAAGTGACCGGATCGTGCGCCTTAATAGAAACGTCTAAGACAAAATTTTTAGTTGATTGCGGTTTATTTCAAGGACAAGAGTTTTCAACTCAAGACAACTTCAGCTCCTTTGGTTTTAATCCAAAGGAGATTGATTTTGTTTTGCTTACTCATGCCCATGTTGACCATTGCGGACGGATTCCAAAGTTGAATAAGGAGGGATTTAAGGGTAAGATCTATTGCACTTTGCCGACGCGTGATTTAACCGAAATCATTCTTCTGGATTCAGCCAACATAATCTCAAAAGAGGCTTTGAAAAATAATTCCCAGCCGTTGTTTAGGGAGGAAGACGTTGTCGGGGCAATGAATAACTTTTCTCCAATTAATTATCATGAGAAAAAAAGAGTCTCTTCTGATGTTGAAGTAAGAATGAGCGATGCCGGTCATATTTTAGGTTCTTCTATTTTTGAAGTTTTCGTTCAGGAAAACGGGAAGGAGAAAAAAATTGTTTTTTCCGGCGATTTGGGCAATAATTCGACGCCGATAATCCACGATATGGAATTCATTGATGAAGCCGATTTTGTAATAATAGAATCAACTTACGGAGGAAGGTTTCATGAGCCGGCTGAATGGAGAAAAAAAGGACTTCACCAAGCCATTTTGGAATCCATTGGGAGAAAAGGGGTGCTGATGATACCGGCTTTTTCCCTTGAGAGAACTCAAGAAATCATTTATGAATTAAACGATTTAGCCGAGTCGGAACAGATTTCGAAGGCGCCGATTTTTCTGGATAGTCCTTTGGCCATAAAAGCAGTTGATATTTACCGGAAATATGTTTCTTTTTTTGATGAAGAAGCTCAAAGGAAAATAAATTCCGGCGACGATTTGTTCAATTTTTCCGGTTTGAAATATGCCAAGGACGTGGAAGAATCAAGGGCGATAAACCAGATTTCTCCGCCCAAAATTATTTTAGCCGGCGCAGGGATGTGTAATGGTGGCAGAATAACTTATCATTTAAAACGATATCTTCCCGGCTCTAAAAATCACTTGCTCATGGTCGGCTATCAGGCAGAGAATACTCTCGGCAGAAAGCTTTTGGATGGAAATAAAAAAGTTGAAATAGATGGAGAATTTATTTCTGTTAGAGCAAAGGTTTCTGCTTTAGGGTCGTATTCTTCGCACGCTGACCAGCCGAAACTGTTGTATTGGCTGGGGAGGATCAGGGGTAAAAAACCGCAAAGAGTTTTTATAAATCACGGGGAAGAAAAAGCTATGTTAATGCTTGCAGACGGCATAAAACAAAAATTTAATATTAACAGCGAAATAGCTGAAAAGAATAAAATTTATGAGATTTAA